One Thermicanus aegyptius DSM 12793 DNA segment encodes these proteins:
- the secG gene encoding preprotein translocase subunit SecG, whose product MATFFTILLLIDAIALIAVVLLQQGKSAGLSGAIAGGAEQLMGKQKGRGIDRLLHNITRILAGLFMVLAVVVGFFLK is encoded by the coding sequence ATGGCAACCTTCTTTACAATCCTGTTACTTATCGACGCAATTGCGCTTATCGCCGTGGTCCTTCTGCAACAGGGAAAAAGCGCCGGACTCTCCGGAGCGATCGCCGGTGGAGCCGAGCAGCTCATGGGAAAACAGAAGGGTCGCGGGATTGATCGGCTGCTTCATAATATTACCCGCATCTTGGCCGGACTCTTTATGGTTCTGGCCGTGGTGGTTGGTTTTTTCCTCAAGTAG